The genomic stretch GGTGAGCGTCTCGACGCTGCTCTTATCCGCAGGCAGCACGAGCACCACGGCGTCCAGGCCCGGAGCCTCTGGGTCTGGAGTCCCCGGGCCTGGAGCCGCCCCGCCTGGGTTCATGGGGCCCTGGGTGAGCTCCTGGATGCGCTGCATCACATGGGCGAGAATCGGGCGTCCCGCCAGTTCCACGCAGGCTTTCGGTATGCCGCGGCCAAGCCGCTCTCCGCTGCCGGCGGCCACAACGATGATCGCCCGGCGCGCTGTGACAGGTGTCCCTGTCCCGGCGTCCGGGCGATTCATCGACGAGGCTCCCTGAGGAGCTTCCCTGGCTGCCGGTGCGACCTGTGGTCCCACCTGGCTCATATCTACTCGGCGACCTTCTCGGGCTCTGCAGCCGTCGGGGCCTGATCGAGGATCTCGTCGAGGAGCTTTGCGGCGTCCTCCTCGTCGAGCTTCTTCGCCAGCGCCAGCTCCGAGACCAGGATCTGCCGGGCCTTGGCCAGCATGCGCTTCTCCCCGGCGGAGAGACCGCGATCATTCTCGCGCCGCCACAGGTCACGCACGACTTCGGCCACCTTGTTCACATCGCCGGAGGCGAGCTTCTCAAGGTTGGCCTTGTACCGGCGCGACCAGTTGGTGGGCTCCTCGGTGTACTCGGCACGCAGCACGTCGAAGACATGCTCCAGACCTTCTGCACCGACGACATCACGCACACCGACCAGGTCCACGTTGTCTGCTGGCACCTCGATGGTCAGGTCACCCTGGGAGACCCTGAGCTTGAGGTACATCTTTTCCTCGCCGCGAATGGTGCGGGTCTTCACTTCTTCAATCGTCGCCGCACCGTGGTGTGGGTATACGACCGTCTCG from Nesterenkonia sandarakina encodes the following:
- a CDS encoding CarD family transcriptional regulator, giving the protein MNFEVGETVVYPHHGAATIEEVKTRTIRGEEKMYLKLRVSQGDLTIEVPADNVDLVGVRDVVGAEGLEHVFDVLRAEYTEEPTNWSRRYKANLEKLASGDVNKVAEVVRDLWRRENDRGLSAGEKRMLAKARQILVSELALAKKLDEEDAAKLLDEILDQAPTAAEPEKVAE